The Lycium barbarum isolate Lr01 chromosome 4, ASM1917538v2, whole genome shotgun sequence nucleotide sequence tcataatattcaatcaagggtacttgggcagcactggatgatgaagccattttttaagtttaagtacctacaaaacaaacacaatgcatatgaacacctacaatgatgtataatgaggagttgggttaaggaaATTTGTCCCCCAAGTTTTGAGCAGCTCTGAACGAGCATTCTGTTTGGGCACTGCCACTTTTTCTTAATCGCTATCGCGTGGCAACCAGGCGCGATCGCGCCAATTTGAGAATTTTGTTcaccgcgatcgcggttcaacATGACGCGATCGCGTAATTTTTCAGAAattattcagcgcgatcgcgtctattttcagcgcgatcgcgcagagtcttTTCAGATTCTCAGAAACATTTTGACAAACAGGTGGCGTGCATGATTTTTGGGGCTTCGattcaacgattttaagcttgtattttgccccatttttttcttcatatcaacacccatctctcaactcacattactcacaacaaacaacacttcacatgacaagaaattcagcaatttcatcacattttcatgcttaaacaagtggaagaaaatttttctttcacaatttctaacatggaaagatgataaaaacaaccctaggaacaagacaatgaaagaatcacataccttgtggttgcaagttgaagaattcttcTTAAAAATTGAAGTTGAATTGGAGAGAAAATtgagagagattttttttttttttttttttttgagaaaaagtgGAGGAAATGAGGGGTTAAGCCGTTTTGCCCTTtctttactctgttttgaaaccTGGAAACGCGCCTTTGCGCGATCGCGTGATGATGTGgtgcgatcgcgcagagtaaattttttttttttttgacgcgATCGCGTGGTTTTTTGGCGCGATCGCGAAGAGTAAAATTCGGCCAAAAACCAGcagttcagaaaataagcagaaaccagcagctactgatttgtggctgttctgaaaactcaacctattcaaaacaattccaaaaattatgaaattttgcagattagtcacaaatcataaactaaacaattttaaaaaatcaaatttcaaaaaaaatgattaaaaatttaaaaacgatgggttgcctcccaccaagcgcttaagttaacgtcgcggcacgacggataccaactttaccgcttttctcgccatttggagcttatgaatttgcgccccaactttgaatcaagattatgatgacgctcatggggcggtggcagaaaaacaaataggccaactctcggatgtctcattttgcactttttggcctttgagtgaggaatgccattttgtcttcttggcatagcaaactttaaaataaaaacgcttttttcttcatatccaaaattctctattggctcggttagttcaactttcatatcatcaaccaagcacaatgttgaaaaatggctcgaatgtggtccaacgcgctcaaattccaagtttgcatgaattttgacattcttacccattaatgaactagagtcttcaaaaatgatttcatgaacttttttatgcaactctagtatcatttcttcaatctcggcatcattcactactctaggatttgttggttggtaatttatgattagctcttgaaaatcaatagtggccacttcttcattggaaaccaacttaacACTACTATCCATGGCTTTTTGATATTGAGTGTTACATTCTTCAATCTTTGCATtgaattcggcctccaatttttggatagcaatttcaagtgactccatttcttgactttgctcaacatgcatttttagatattcttccatcatccgtgaaaagccttcacggtgattttcataggcttcaagttgttgagcttgattcattagccaatcttggctcaaaatttcctctttgtcaagtttttcttcatggtgagaatcgtccaaagcttgtaaaaatcctaacatggagaaatccatgttttggacagtttcatcatctccatgttgaactacttcccaccaattggccacaatcttcccatatttttcatttctcgtcataatgccattcaacatttcctcaatttcctcttttcgagaattggaaatttcttcttcatgacttagctcattttcttcaagttgaaccatttcttcaatttcacaactctcgttgtggtcacaagaatttccgggctcatcttgtaaatttgaaatctcttcttcaactacttcattttgaggaataggcacatccatggaaattgaaaaattttcatcctcaagtgatttgttcatttccaaaatggatttcccgacgagttctcgctcctcctccctttcccggtcaaagtatgcttggagcaattccatgataccttcatattcggtactttgcccttcgtttgccatatcattgttcctatcaaactcaaaagcacaactagcattttcgttagaacaactagggggaggggaagtgaaataattgggacaatcaccccgatgtccaccttgaccaccacatatattacaaatactctcatcataggattgagacggtgcacacatctctctcccgggagcatattcacaatcttgccaaaagtggggtcctccacaatatggacatgggtcatcaaaatatggattacaaccatcaaacccattttcattccaagatgccattttttttttttatatatatataataaaacacagaaaacacttatacaaatatttacgggttcggttcaaagcaagttagcttatttcctagattagccaaaatacaccaattgtccCCGGCAACGGCTCcattttttgataacgtccaaatccaccctattaattagaatgggcacggtcgtatgcaaatataatttacccaactatgagtcggggtcgaatcccacagagaacaatatgtaggtgatttaagcagattaggaattatcaataacaatagctatgcccgaacgcatcaatggttgtttttgataaggtttttataaaatatggaaatataaattctaatctacaaagcaagtaaattgatcaatggccacaagcatggatacaagggaaactacgttcaagtaacgatccaatgtacttcatgatttacaaataatggtgagtttatattacttagcatcggataatgactctaaattagcttcttccgaagactaactagactacctaattgaatatccctaaagcaattaggagcattaagaacacccgaatatggctacaagtggtgtcgcctattcctaggtcgatttccattagatgagggttaacgccccaaattcttgttaattaatctttcccaatccggagtttgcctcttccaagtttaaaccgaaataaatgggcaagtcttagggttagctactcccttaagaatcatttaaaatgagattaattaaagaaacaataactcacttcattaggaataaaatcattcaacacataagcaaaacaagagattcaatccaaactttaatcaagaatatttccataaacgaaattcaagtattgaaatgaaatactacacacataaatattcaatacatagcaagagtagaagaaatgggtaaagaatttctcattggtgtctccaaatcttctcttccaaggtgttggtgatgaaacctagcctccaagaacttgtgtgttgtgccaaagatgtctcatgttttgccctaattttctatttatatgtactggaatggaagaaatcgtcaaaatccgagttctggtcgaaattgccgaaaatccttcatcgcgatcgcgccatgtgtctgcgcgatcgcgtggatgacgtcagcttccactgctcccttcatcgcgatcgcgtgtcgatactgtgcgatcgcgtggaattaacaacgcgcgtaggcgcgatcgcgttaaattccagcgcgatcgcgtggagtacatttcccgcgtgggcgcgatcacgtgggtactctgcgcgatcgcgcagagtatttttccacgatattttccagaacctccagtaaattccagttttgcaacttttttgcttgttttccacacttaggctctagggacctcgtattacctgaaacatgacaaaaactacgtaaaatgacatagacttgcttaaaaacaagtaaaacttatagttaaaaagcatcgattgtggcgtaaaatcacgccacatcacccccctacaaaacacaagttCTAATCgcctcaaattttccagaaatcTTTAGGTTTTACGACTTTCATTCGTTCGATTATCGGTCTAACTTTAAGATCGTTAAGCATTCAATCTGTCTCGGTCGACTTTAACCACGATAGGGATTTTTGGATCTTAGTGGTGTCGAGTCCtaatctattcataacgagagagtagattcgacgtcgtcgacacccacttcactgcgcaCAAAAAAGAAGTCCAATTTGTGTATTTTTCACGCATCATTGTTTGTCTAAAAGGATCTAATTCGATTGAATTAAAGTGGTTAGATGTTGTTTTACATTTCCATCAATCTAGCTATCTTTTAAACATACTAGCCATTTCTGGCAGCCTTaatatatactcaaatatacatagcaTGTATACCAGTCACTGATTTGCTTGCtttgaattttatattttataGCTGTGTTTATTGATCCTACACTAaatcctttttcttttgtttttatgcatgaccaccgcatacgagtctttatctcccgcattcggtgttgggctaaaacccaacGCAATTTCTCTTTCAAGTCAGCCAACCTACagccaaacaaggaaataaaatttgggccaaagcccaatcaaTGTCAACAGCAAACAGACAGCCACAGCAGTCCAAAATGACTGGGCCATAACCCAACAGTAGCTTAGTTACAGCAGCCATAAAAATGGGCTGGAGCCCATTTAACCTCTTCACTCTTCTATTGTtatctttgtgcatttaatttgtgttgtgtgactaacacttttgtttattaatctagatgaactttagctaatTAGTGGAGTTtaatttaataatgggtagtaaTTTAAGGAAAGTTAATAATAATCAATTCCACagaattttattttcttctttttatattattagaATCATTTATGGTATCCATAATATTTACcttttttagaataattgatcttCAATAGCGCAAATTCATATTTATTTGAGTTGAGCGAATCAAGATTCGCTTTTACTATCTTATAAATTCGAAACATTATATATTTGACACTAATGCTAACtcatttgagaaataaaaaggcaaactaatctaacggataactctttcactttagcTCTTTTCGACGCTTCAAACGtatatttgttaaaacaatctttacatatatatattgaactattagtctttatatgaaaccttcaaaatttatttaacattaatcttacaataactcttttaatttgtgagtcggcataactcactttttcttcaaatacatataaacatcacatgtcttgtttcttttagtttattttaaaatctttatgcaactattatttttctacaagtattattttaaacaacactattatattCTCGTTTAAACCCTTAACCACATTTATAagtcatatttttaaaaaatagcattaaAGGTACTCTTTTATACAATTTGTTATTTTccacaagttctattttaaatatcattcttatatgtctatttataactttagtcatacttacaaagctacttttttttttctataatactttatttacacttagcctaactatcataagtccggtcggttaaccattgttaatgggtcttaaagggtgcctaataccttccctttaaactaattgaacccttacctagaatcttatgTTTCGCAGACCtcaaacagagttaactttaaacataactttaataaactttaggtgtcctaattcaccataaataattaggtggcgactccttaacaacaaacaaaaaaacaggaatcaccaatatgtcgtacttctaactttaactctccggggttaaaatggggtgtgacaggttTATACAGTTGGAAGAACTCACTACTGGGGCCCAAAAGTTTCCTTTTTGATCTGTTGTGAACTTTAGACAGTTTCCTTAAATGGGATCCACAAGATAGcacaaattttcaagaaaagaattGGATATACCTTCTTGAGTGTAGAATTATGGCTTTCAAAAAATGTCAACTGTTAAATTCTTGCATTTGAACCATATTTTCTTGAGTATAGAGGTATGGGTTGACAAATGCATATGATTCTAACACCCCTCTTTTCCTAAATATTCTTCAATAATTTTAACTTTCTTTCTGGATTGGAAAGGAGTAGAGAAAAATTAGGGAATAGAATCCTAAGACATACTAAACCAGTGATttttaaattaagaaaatgaccttTTATTGACAGATATTTGAAAGAAAGGGCCAATAATTTTATACAAGCAGAGATAAAAGACATGATTACTTAAGCATTGGTTCTCTGGACCCCGGGAGATATGCCATGGAATTGAAACTACTTCACATGAACTAAGAGACAAGTGTCTACCATAAAAGAAAAGACATATAACTAATTTAGCATGGAATTTGAACCTCTCCAAAATAATGGATTATCCCTACAGGAAAATTTTAGCCGTAGAATATGTTGGACGCACAGGCGAATTCATGATATAAGCTTGACAAGTTTATATTGAAGGCTTCGAAGAAAATTCAATCTAAATAGGTCCTCATCACTGAATACAGTGCATTTTTTTGAATGCTGATTTGAGATAGTATGATATTTATTGACATTTTGGTGATTCTTCACCTGTAAATTTATGATTTGTCTTGAAAATAATGGATTGAACTGAACCTATTAGATGTATGGTCTAGTCGCCCGAGGTGTCAGTCCTGGCTGAACCTCTACTCCACCTCCTTCAACGGTGGAGGTGAGACAAAATTATCACTTTGACGATGATCCGCTGATCTGAACCTCTTACTGAGAAAGAGCAAACTGATCAAACCTAAGGGCTCTGATAGCATGTGAAATAACAAAGGAATAGGGGAACTTCCATATATCTTATTTCAAGAACAAAGATGTAGAAATACATGTATATTGACTTCTAACAAAGGAAAGAATAAAAAAGAAATCCTATAAATCTGCTATCTATGTTTGGCTATGTACACTACATCAAAGGATGTCCACATTCATTCTGTAAAATTTACCAGCCAACTAAACTTTGAAGCGTAGTGTTGAAGTGCACgatcatctcatctaaaagctgaAACTGTTAGAGAGAGTACACTTTTGTTTACTTATTTAATTATGTCTTCAACACGTGGTTTATTGCAATTCCTTGTTTCATGGTTGAATTCACCATTACCCCCTTTCACTCCCCTCCCAATCCCTAAGATAGATAGCGGTTTTGGAAATTCAAATGTAAAAAGAATCTATTCCATATTCCTTTTAAGTCTACTCAGTAACTCAAATATGAGCAATCTTTGAAGTTTTTCCTTGTCTGAATGAGTCTTGCATTAGAATACAATTCATTATTGAGCTCCAGATATACGGATACGATACTCCAACTATTTATCTCCCCCTAAAAGAACGTATATAAGATCGTTTATTTTCATTTTGATGCAGCCAAACTTACTGCTAACTTATCTCACAAATGCCAAACTTTGACCACAACTGCTCTTCACTTTTGGCTGCCTTATAAGTGTGATTTAGAAGTTCTTGTCTCTTAAATTGCACTGAAATTAAGAATCCTAAAATGGGGTTTCCCTTAATTAGTTGCATTGAAATTATATTCACTTAGCTCAATAATTATGAAATGACTAACTTGAAAGTGTGACAGATTAGCATGGACATGTAAATgagagacttgaagaaaaggtggaATTGAGTCACTTCATTTTGTCACTTATAAAGTAAAGCATCAGGTTCTTATCTGTGTAATAATTCAGACTTGATGCTTAAAGGAACTAATTGGGTTCCTTTAGAATGAAACCACTCGTAAGGATTCTATGAATCTAATATCTGATCGTTCtataatttttcctttttttcttgctGTGATTAAGTACGTGGGCCTAAATAGTGGTCCTAAGTGATACATTAGCCTTTGCATTTTTCTGTAGGCCTAAACAACATTGATTGAATGTTAAGATTACATAATATTATTCATTGGACCAGCCCGACAAAAGCAGTTGTTAAAACTTGAAAGGCAGAAAGAATGCAAAATGTCAAGGGATTTCATTCATTAGAACACTTGCACAGTTACAATGCAGTTAGAACATAAACCCTTCTTTGAGAAACTAATCTAAAAAAAAACTACAAGCATGTGAGaacagaaaaaagaagaaaagggtcTTTGAAGGTTAAATCTTAAATAAAAACTTAGTATCGCCGCATCCCTCAATACAACTCACTTTCTCTTCCTGAAAAACAGAGAAATGAACAAGATATTAGTAAATGAAAAATGGTGTCCGAAAGTAAAATGTCGACTATGCAGTACCAGAATCACATAGAAGATGGCTCACCAAAATCCCTAGGGGTCTTGCATTTATAGCATTCTGGTCTACTGGCATAGTTGTGCACACCACATCCTATTCTGTCGATCAAGCAGGAAGTTTATGTCAGCTAAATATAGAGGAATTCtagtactttttatttttattttcagttTCTTTATATAATATTGGAATGGGGTAAGGTCAAATGGAGTGATATGGACAGCGAGGATTCATATAAGCAGACTAACCTGTTGCAAATCCAATCACCACTCTTCCCACCAGGGAGAGCACTTGCATCATATCCATAACCTGCCCCAATACCATAATAATCACTTTTTGAGGCACCGCATCGATAGCAGCTTGTTCTGCTTGCATAGTTGTGAGAACCACAGTTCATGGCACTGCAATACCAGTCTCCGGCCATGACTTCTGTTTTGTTTAGTCCGTACATGGCAACATCAGCCGGTGTTGCATATTTAGGGCAGCTACACCGTTGGCATGCATCCCGTTTCTTGAAATTTAGGTGCTGACATGCAGCACACATCCAATCTCCTTCCCTGCTCATTTTCTGCCTGATAAATCTGAATTAGTAAACATGACAGGATTATAAGAACAGATTTGCATTTGGGAAGCAAAATAGGTCATTGTAAGAGGCATGAAAAAACAACTGAGAAATGTTATTGTTTATCAATCTTTGAGGGCTCATTATTTAAATAGATGAAGTTAACAAGGTCTCAGGTGCATCTGAAATACTGTCTATATGCAAGAACTGCATTGCTTACACATGAACAGTTGCTTCATTCTAGAAACAGATTTCGCGGTACATTAATCTTTTATTGAAGGCCTAGATTTTTTAAGAACTTGCATTTAAAATTACTTTATTTTTTCTATGTAAAATCTGGAAGAAGAGGGAATTAAATGAACTACACAAGTAAAGAAACATAATGAATTCCTCACCGAAGAAAGTGGAGGATTTGAAGAACTGAGCTTCTCGACTAGATGTAAACTTGAGGCTCAGAAATGGTTTGCTGGAGCTGGTAATTTTGATGAATGGCTTATGGAGGTTTATATAGTTGGAGGATCATACTATTGGGGCCCAAAAGTTTCCTTTTTGAACTGTTGTGAGCTTTTGACGGTTTCCTTAAATGGGATCCACAAGAGAGCACAAATTGTCAAGAAAAGAATTGGATAAACCTTCTTGAGTGTAGAGGTATGGCTTTCAAAAGTTTTCAACTGTCAAATTCATGCATTTGAAGCACTATTTTCTTGAACATAGAGGTATGGTTTGGCAAATGCATATGATGCTAAGATCCCTCTTTTCCTAAATATTCTTCAATGATTTGAACTTTCTTTCCGGATTGGGAGAAAAATAGAGAAAATTTAGGGAATAGAATCCTAAGACAGACTAAACCAGTGATTTTGAATTAAGAAAATGACCTTTTATTGACAGATATTTGAAAGAAAGGGCCAATAATTTTATACAAGCAGAGATGAAAGACATGATTAATTAAGCATTGGTTCTCTGGACCCCAGGAGATATGCCATGGAATTGAAACTACTTCACATGAACTAAGAGACAAGTGTctaccataaaaaaaaaaaaggcatataACTAATTTTGCAGGGAATTGAAACCTGTCCAAAATAATGGATTATACCTACAGAAAAAATTTGGCAGTAGAATATGTTGGACGCACATGCGAATTCATGATATAAACTTGACAATTTTAAATTTAAGGCTTCGAAGAAAATTCAATCTAAATAGATCCTCATCGCTGAATACAGTGCATTTTTTAAATGTTGATTTGAGATAGTATGATATTTATTGACATTTTGGTGATTCTTCACCTGTAAATTTATGGTTTGTCTTGAAAATAATGGGTTGAGCTGAACCTATTAGATGTATGGTCTAGTGGCCCGAGGTGTCCTTCCTGGCTCAACCTCTACTCCGCCTCCTTCAACGGTGGAGGCTAGACAAAATGATCACTTTAACGATGACCCGCTGATCTGAACCTCTTACTGAGAAAGAGCAAACTGATCAGCCTAAGGGCTCTAATACCATGTGAAATAACAAAGGATTAGAGGAACTtccatatatattatttcaagaACAAAGAGGTATAAATACATGTATATTGACTTCTAACTAAGGAAAGAATAAAAAAGAAATCCTATAAATCTGCTATCTATGTTTGGCTATGTACACTACATCAAAGGGCGTCCACATTCATTCTGTAACATTTACCAACCAACTAAACTTTGAAGCATAGTGTTGAAGAGCGAgatcatctcatctaaaagctcaAATTGTTAGAGAGAGCTCACTTTTATttactcaattaattatgtcttCAACACATAGCTTATTGCAATTCCTTGTTTCATGGTTGAATTAGCCACTATCCCTTTCACTCCCCTCCCAATCCCTAAGATAGATAGTGGTTTTGGAAATTCAAGtgtaacaagaatctattccatATTCCTTTTAAGTCTACTCAATAACTCAAATATGAGCAATCTTTGAAGTTTTTCCTTGTCTGAATGAGTCTTGCATTAGAATACAATTCATTATTGAGCTCCAAATATACGGATACGATACTCACGATACTCCAACTATTTATCTCACCCTAAAAGAATGTATATAAgctcttttattttcattttgatGCAGCCAAACTTACTGCTAACTTATCTGCCAAATGCCAAACTTTGACCACAACTGCTCTTCACTTTTGGCTGCCTTATAAGTGTGATTTAGAAATTCTTGTCTCTTAAGTTGCACTGAACTTAAGAATCCTAAAATGGGGTTTCCCTTAATTAGTTGCATTGAAATTATATTCACTTAGCTCACTAATTATGAAATGACTAACTTGAAAGTGTTACTGATTGGCATGGACATGTAAATgagagacttgaagaaaaggtggaATTGAGTCACTTCATTTTGTCACTTATAAAGTAAAGTATCAGGTTCTTATCTGTGTAATTATTGAGACTTGATGCTTAAAGGAACTAATTGGGTTCCTTTAGAATGAAACCACTCGTAAAGATTCTATGAATCTAATATCTGATCCTTCTATAATTTTTCCTTGTTTTCTTGCTGTGGTTAAGTACATAGGCCTAAATAGTGGTCCTAAGTGATACATTAACCTTTGCATTTTTCTGTAGGCCTAAACAGCATTGATTGAAAGTTAAGATTACATAATATTATTCATTGGACCAGCCTGACAAAAGCAGTTGTTGAAATTCGAAAGACAGAAAGAATGCAAAATGTCAAGGGATTTCATTCATTAGAACACTTGCACAGTTACAATGCAGTTCGAAATTAAACCCTTCTTTGAGAAACTAATctaaagaaagaagaaaagaaaaactaAAAGCATGTGAGAACAGAAGGGCCTTTGAAGGTTAAATCTTAAATAAAAACTTAGTGTCGCTGCATCCCTCAATACAACTCACTTTCTCTTCCTGAAAAACAGAGAAATGAACAACATGTTAGTAAATGAAAAATGGTGTCCGAAAGTAAAATGTCGACTATGCAGTACCAAAATCACATAGAAGAGGGCTCACCAAAATCCCTAGGTGTCTTGCATTTATAGCATTCTGGTCTACTGGCATAGTTGTGCATACCACATCCTATTCTGTCGATCAAGAAGGAAGTTATGTCAACTAAATATAGAGGACTTCtagtactttttatttttattttcagttTCTTTATATAATATTGGAATGGGGTGAGCTCAAATGGAGCGATATGGACAATGAGGATTCATATAAGCAGAATAACCTGTTGCAAATCCAATCACCACTCTTCCAACCAGGAAGAGCACTTGCATCATATCCATAACCTGCCCCAATACCATAATAATCACTTTTTGAGGCACCACATCGATGGCAGCTTGTTCTGCTTGCATAGTTGTGAGAACCACAGTTCATGGCACTGCAATACCAGTCTCCGGCCATGACTTCTGTTTTGTTTAGTCCGTACATGGCAACATCAGCCGGTGTTGCATATTTAGGGCAGCTGCATCGTTGGCATGCGTCTCGTTTCTTGAAGTTTAAGTGCTGGCATGCAGCACACATCCAATCTCCTTCCCTGCTCATTTTCTGTCTGAGAAATCTGAAAGTGATCATGAAAAACTATGTGAACAAATTTGCATAGGGAAGCAAAATATGCTGTGGTAAGAGGCATGTGCAACAATCATTAGATCTTATTGGTTATACATAGGAGTGGCAAACGGGTGGGTCAGATCGGTTATGGAAGGGTAAAAAACGGGTTAAATAGAAACGGATAAATATCAGACCCGCCCATCTTTAACAAGGATAAAAAATGGGTTACCGACGGAGAATATGGATGTCCATATTATCCATGGTTTCAGGAATAGTCAAGTGAGTACACTAGCTAAAATCCAAAATAAGCTTAAACGAAAGCAAGAACACATGGAAAATAACAAGCAGACAAATGGGTATTGATAATATG carries:
- the LOC132638759 gene encoding uncharacterized protein LOC132638759 isoform X1, with product MSREGDWMCAACQHLNFKKRDACQRCSCPKYATPADVAMYGLNKTEVMAGDWYCSAMNCGSHNYASRTSCYRCGASKSDYYGIGAGYGYDASALPGGKSGDWICNRIGCGVHNYASRPECYKCKTPRDFGRESELY
- the LOC132638760 gene encoding RNA-binding protein involved in heterochromatin assembly dri1-like — translated: MSREGDWMCAACQHLNFKKRDACQRCSCPKYATPADVAMYGLNKTEVMAGDWYCSAMNCGSHNYASRTSCHRCGASKSDYYGIGAGYGYDASALPGWKSGDWICNRIGCGMHNYASRPECYKCKTPRDFGRESELY
- the LOC132638759 gene encoding uncharacterized protein LOC132638759 isoform X2, whose product is MSREGDWMCAACQHLNFKKRDACQRCSCPKYATPADVAMYGLNKTEVMAGDWYCSAMNCGSHNYASRTSCYRCGASKSDYYGIGAGYGYDASALPGGKSGDWICNRIGCGVHNYASRPECYKCKTPRDFGEPSSM